Proteins found in one Triticum urartu cultivar G1812 chromosome 4, Tu2.1, whole genome shotgun sequence genomic segment:
- the LOC125553933 gene encoding egg cell-secreted protein 1.3-like: MASSTSLLPTLLVLLAVAATASAAASTFVRAADLAERLDGVGQQQCWGTLLDVKSCTGEIILFFLNGEAYLGPGCCRAIRIIERRCWAADLMLSVIGFTPEEGDMLKAYCDAGDDDNDGGEGRHHGVGGLSPAPPPHRALDGVASGGTAVPVAGMVN, translated from the coding sequence ATGGCTTCGTCCACCTCTCTGCTCCCCACTCTCCTGGTGCtgctcgccgtcgccgccaccgCGTCGGCGGCTGCGTCGACGTTCGTCCGGGCGGCCGACCTCGCCGAGCGGCTGGACGGAGTGGGGCAGCAGCAGTGCTGGGGGACGCTGCTGGACGTCAAGTCGTGCACGGGGGagatcatcctcttcttcctcaACGGCGAGGCGTACCTGGGGCCCGGGTGCTGCCGCGCCATCCGCATCATCGAGCGGCGCTGCTGGGCCGCCGACCTCATGCTGTCCGTCATCGGCTTCACCCCGGAGGAGGGGGACATGCTCAAGGCCTACTGCGACGCAggcgacgacgacaacgacggcgGCGAGGGACGTCATCATGGCGTCGGCGGGTTATCCCCGGCTCCGCCGCCTCACCGTGCTCTTGACGGCGTCGCGAGTGGCGGCACAGCCGTGCCCGTGGCGGGAATGGTTAACTAA
- the LOC125551977 gene encoding glucan endo-1,3-beta-glucosidase 9: protein MRPSRRRPLRPRAPALPLLLFLAVAVAPPPAAAVGVNWGFAASHPLPAAQVVRDLLLPNSVPRVRLSAPSPDALTALAGTRIAVTIGVPNELLRPLASSRKAAAAWVHDNVTRYASGVLFEFIAVGDDPFLLNHGQQFQPFVVRAAANIQRALDDAKLSSKMKVVVPCSSDAYQNASTLPSKAYFRPDVNKTMVELLPFLANHSSPFMVELNPILSFQQKKNISLDYYLFQLMSRPISDGHSKYDNYFDASIDALVTALTKAGFGDMDIVVGKAGWPTDGAVNATSAIAQSFMTGLVNHLARKSGTPLRPKFAPTETYLYSLLDEDQHSIASGSYDRHYGIFTFDGQAKYHVNLGQGPTALKNALDVDYLPSKWCVVDNNKDLSNVSSSFSAACSNADCTALSTGGSCAGLGWPGNVSFAFNSYYQQHDQSEESCSFSGLGLITTVDPSVDNCLFALAIRASAAASFHPTFAVLWILVSVCIYSLV, encoded by the exons ATgcggcccagccgccgccgcccgctgcggCCAAGGGCACCTGCGCTCCCGCTTCTCCTTTTCCTCGCCGTCGCCGttgcgccgccgccggccgccgcggtGGGCGTGAACTGGGGCTTCGCGGCATCCCACCCGCTCCCGGCGGCGCAGGTCGTGCGTGACCTCCTCCTCCCCAACTCCGTCCCCCGCGTGCGCCTCTCCGCCCCCTCGCCCGACGCGCTGACCGCCCTTGCCGGCACCCGCATCGCCGTTACCATCGGGGTCCCGAACGAGCTGCTCCGCCCCCTCGCCTCCTCCAGGAAGGCAGCCGCCGCCTGGGTACACGACAATGTCACCCGCTACGCCTCCGGCGTACTGTTTGA GTTTATTGCTGTTGGAGATGATCCATTTCTTCTTAATCATGGGCAACAGTTTCAACCTTTTGTGGTCCGTGCAGCAGCAAATATTCAACGGGCATTGGATGATGCAAAGTTATCGAGCAAGATGAAAGTAGTTGTGCCTTGTAGCTCTGATGCATACCAAAACGCATCAACTCTGCCTTCGAAAGCTTACTTCAGGCCAGATGTTAACAAAACCATGGTTGAGCTCCTCCCATTTCTTGCTAATCATAGCTCACCGTTTATGGTCGAGCTGAATCCTATTTTGAGCTTTCAGCAGAAGAAGAATATTTCATTAGACTATTACCTTTTCCAACTAATGTCGCGTCCGATAAGTGATGGTCATAGCAAGTATGACAACTACTTCGATGCGAGCATAGATGCTCTGGTTACTGCTCTAACTAAAGCTGGATTCGGTGATATGGACATCGTTGTTGGGAAAGCAGGATGGCCAACAGATGGAGCTGTGAACGCAACTTCAGCTATTGCTCAATCCTTCATGACAGGCCTGGTCAACCACCTGGCGAGAAAATCCGGGACTCCACTTCGCCCAAAATTTGCTCCAACTGAGACATACCTCTACAGCCTTTTAGACGAAGATCAACACAGTATAGCAAGCGGAAGTTATGACAGGCACTATGGCATTTTTACGTTTGACGGCCAAGCCAAGTACCATGTCAACTTGGGTCAAGGCCCTACGGCTCTCAAGAATGCGCTGGATGTGGACTACCTTCCATCGAAATGGTGTGTGGTGGACAACAACAAAGACCTTTCCAATGTTTCTTCCAGTTTCTCTGCCGCTTGCTCCAATGCCGACTGCACCGCTCTGTCCACTGGTGGCTCCTGTGCAGGTCTTGGCTGGCCTGGGAATGTGTCGTTTGCCTTCAACAGTTACTACCAGCAGCATGATCAGAGTGAGGAGAGCTGCAGCTTCAGTGGCCTAGGTTTGATAACCACAGTTGATCCATCCGTTGATAATTGCCTCTTTGCTCTTGCAATTCGcgcttctgctgctgcttccTTTCACCCAACATTTGCCGTGCTGTGGATACTAGTTTCGGTTTGCATTTACAGTTTAGTCTGA